A single genomic interval of Antarcticibacterium arcticum harbors:
- a CDS encoding response regulator encodes MKKILFIEDDTVVRENTAELLELSNYNVITGSNGKIGVALAKQELPDIIICDIMMPELDGYGVLQALAEDPETRHIPFIFLSAKTEHKDIRRGMDLGADDYLTKPFEEEELLSAIESRLAKVAILKNIQEKESSSANQINTLNELRELVKKYEQQNYKAGETIYEEGKQGFHFYFIDRGVVKSHKMDQYGKELITSIYKEGDFFGNTSFNRPASYEEYATAMEDTRVYAVSKEELKEILSRNNKITLDLIDVMGDNISGIKEQLLEMAYGSVRKKTARTILLFSQNIRRHPTQSIRISRSDLASVAGMASETLIRTLSEFKKEGLLEIEGRNIKLLDVEALKKIS; translated from the coding sequence ATGAAAAAGATACTTTTTATAGAAGACGATACAGTGGTACGGGAAAATACCGCAGAATTATTAGAACTGTCCAACTATAATGTTATCACCGGTTCCAATGGCAAAATTGGAGTTGCCCTGGCCAAACAGGAGTTACCTGATATCATAATATGTGATATTATGATGCCGGAGCTTGATGGTTATGGAGTATTACAGGCCCTGGCCGAAGACCCTGAAACAAGACACATCCCCTTCATTTTTCTTTCAGCAAAAACCGAACATAAAGACATACGCCGGGGAATGGACCTTGGTGCCGATGATTACCTCACTAAACCCTTCGAAGAAGAAGAATTATTAAGTGCCATTGAGAGCAGGCTCGCAAAGGTGGCCATTCTAAAAAATATTCAGGAAAAAGAAAGCAGTTCTGCCAACCAGATAAATACCCTGAATGAATTACGGGAACTCGTTAAAAAATACGAGCAACAAAACTATAAAGCCGGAGAAACAATTTATGAAGAGGGAAAGCAGGGATTTCATTTCTATTTCATAGACCGCGGGGTGGTTAAAAGCCACAAAATGGATCAATACGGGAAGGAACTCATTACCTCAATTTATAAGGAGGGGGACTTTTTTGGAAATACTTCCTTTAACAGGCCGGCTTCTTATGAAGAATATGCCACTGCAATGGAAGACACCCGGGTATATGCTGTTTCCAAGGAAGAATTAAAGGAGATCCTTTCCAGGAACAACAAGATCACCCTGGACCTTATAGATGTGATGGGAGATAATATTTCGGGAATTAAAGAGCAATTGCTGGAAATGGCTTACGGCTCTGTACGAAAGAAAACCGCACGCACTATTTTACTTTTTTCTCAGAATATAAGAAGGCATCCCACCCAAAGCATCAGGATCTCAAGAAGTGATCTGGCCAGTGTGGCAGGAATGGCTTCTGAAACTCTTATACGCACCCTTTCTGAATTCAAAAAAGAGGGTTTGCTTGAAATTGAAGGCCGGAACATTAAACTTCTGGATGTTGAAGCCCTAAAAAAAATAAGCTAG
- a CDS encoding universal stress protein, producing MKKMNILLPTDFSENSRNAAAYALQFFEGIPCSFHFLHISPSTPEKLANGHQLIPEDVEEKFENLMAWINEIKKNPEHHFQISYKVNYLIEAVREMVAEKNIDLILMGTKGASNQKEIILGKNTSDVIMKVKCPALAISENAVFKPHQEILFPTDYKIRYSAKMLESFKSFTNLSKTSVKILELYTTEKEPTEDQMINRENLKNSLAPEIPEIQTFYSLKDSDPKVLFRANKNVDMIVMAAKNLNLCQKLLKNHNNHQIPFIRKLPLLILHD from the coding sequence ATGAAAAAAATGAATATCCTGTTGCCCACAGATTTTTCAGAGAACTCCAGGAATGCCGCAGCTTATGCCCTGCAGTTTTTTGAGGGAATTCCCTGCTCTTTTCATTTCTTACACATTTCTCCTTCAACCCCGGAAAAATTAGCAAACGGCCATCAACTAATTCCGGAGGATGTCGAGGAGAAATTCGAGAACCTTATGGCGTGGATAAATGAAATTAAAAAAAACCCTGAACATCATTTTCAAATTTCCTACAAAGTCAATTACCTTATTGAAGCAGTAAGGGAAATGGTGGCCGAAAAAAATATTGACCTCATACTTATGGGCACAAAAGGAGCATCTAACCAAAAAGAGATCATTCTCGGCAAGAATACCTCAGATGTTATAATGAAGGTGAAATGTCCTGCCCTGGCAATTTCAGAAAACGCTGTTTTTAAACCTCATCAGGAAATCCTTTTTCCTACAGACTATAAGATACGATACAGCGCAAAAATGCTGGAAAGTTTTAAATCCTTTACCAATTTATCCAAAACCTCGGTAAAGATCCTGGAGTTGTATACCACAGAGAAAGAACCCACGGAAGATCAAATGATAAACAGGGAAAATTTGAAAAATTCCCTTGCTCCTGAAATTCCTGAAATACAAACCTTTTATTCACTTAAAGATTCAGATCCTAAGGTCCTTTTCAGGGCCAATAAAAATGTGGACATGATAGTGATGGCAGCCAAAAATCTCAATTTATGCCAAAAGCTTTTAAAAAATCATAACAATCATCAAATCCCATTCATTAGAAAATTACCCTTATTGATCTTGCATGATTGA
- the ric gene encoding iron-sulfur cluster repair di-iron protein: MNSLETRTVAELVTENIKTAHVFKKYGIDFCCGGGITVKKACEKEGVNLKDLENDLLHVENAVTGGHNYNSWPIDFLTDHIINIHHAYVAESIPLLLQYGEKVKRVHGHHYHELHEIQDLLIEVAGELSAHMKKEELILFPFVKKLVKAKNEGSELPETHFGTVDNPIKMMEAEHEEAGELLRRISKLSSQYTPPAGACNTYRAFYAKLDEFEQDLHQHIHLENNILFPKTLKLEKELRQQ, translated from the coding sequence ATGAATAGTCTGGAAACAAGAACAGTAGCCGAGCTGGTTACAGAAAACATTAAGACCGCCCATGTATTTAAGAAATACGGAATAGATTTTTGCTGTGGTGGTGGTATTACGGTCAAAAAAGCCTGTGAGAAGGAAGGTGTGAATTTAAAGGACCTTGAAAACGATCTACTTCATGTGGAAAATGCGGTTACCGGAGGGCATAATTATAACAGCTGGCCTATTGATTTCCTTACAGATCATATTATCAATATACACCACGCTTATGTGGCGGAAAGTATTCCGCTATTATTACAATATGGCGAAAAAGTAAAAAGAGTACACGGCCATCACTACCATGAATTACATGAGATCCAGGATCTATTAATAGAAGTTGCGGGAGAATTGAGTGCACATATGAAAAAGGAGGAATTGATACTTTTCCCCTTTGTAAAAAAACTGGTTAAAGCCAAAAATGAAGGAAGTGAACTGCCCGAAACACATTTTGGAACCGTAGACAACCCAATTAAAATGATGGAAGCCGAGCATGAGGAAGCAGGCGAATTATTGAGAAGGATCTCCAAATTGAGCAGTCAATACACGCCACCGGCCGGAGCTTGTAATACTTACCGGGCATTTTATGCTAAATTAGATGAATTCGAGCAGGATCTACATCAACACATTCACCTGGAAAATAATATTCTTTTCCCTAAAACTCTTAAACTGGAAAAAGAATTAAGACAACAATAA
- a CDS encoding heavy metal translocating P-type ATPase produces the protein MSSPTCYHCGDPVRDEILYDEKSFCCKGCKTVYEIFSTHDLASYYEMQQAPGASPKVSNGKFDYLSNDLIVEKLLEFRDEKTGIVSLYIPHIHCSSCIWILENLYKLQPGINASQVDFPKKNVRITFDIKKTSLKELVEFLNLIGYEPYISLDDSEAGKKLIDRSIIYKLGVSGFAFGNVMFLSFPEYFEVSEFWLDQYKGLFRWLMFAFSLPVVFYVSKDYFISAYKGLRAKILNIDVPLALGIVVLFARSTLEIIFDWGTGFFDSLTGLIFFLTLGKFFQQKTYNFLSFERDYKSYFPIGITRILPSGQEDSIHVHEIKKGDKILIRNEELIPVDGILLNGNGRIDYSFVTGEASAVTKNPGDKLFAGGKQVSGSIEMEALKSVSQSYLTKLWSNSIFQKNKEHAFTRLIDHISKYFTIVLLLIAFSAAAYWMFYDVSIAINVFTAVLIIACPCALAMSTPFTLGNMLRIFGNKKFYLKNAGVIEQLAKANAVIFDKTGTITSNKKSSINYEGILLSPDEERLLKTTLRSSNHPLSRTLYELLAEYDIVPLDAYCETVGQGITASHKESTIKVGSPAFVGESLGTTSLNTAVHISSNDQYKGKFIFYNEYREGVSKVFKDLEELYSLSIISGDNEGEKERLKELLPAKTHFMFNQKPKDKLKYISSLQEKGMTTIMVGDGLNDAGALAQSDVGIAVSENVNVFSPACDAILDASKFDKLYQFIKASKSSVNVIKVSIVLSFLYNIVGLYFAVTAQLSPIIAAVLMPLSSISIIIFATLCTNLIGRKIK, from the coding sequence ATGAGCAGTCCTACTTGTTATCATTGTGGAGATCCTGTAAGGGATGAGATCCTGTATGATGAAAAGTCATTTTGTTGTAAGGGCTGTAAGACTGTTTATGAGATTTTTTCAACTCATGACCTTGCATCATATTATGAAATGCAACAGGCTCCCGGGGCTTCTCCCAAGGTGTCCAACGGAAAATTTGATTACCTCTCCAATGATCTTATTGTAGAAAAGCTCCTGGAATTCAGGGATGAAAAAACAGGAATTGTTTCCCTGTATATACCCCATATTCATTGCAGTTCCTGTATATGGATCCTGGAAAATCTATATAAATTACAGCCGGGCATCAATGCCTCTCAGGTAGATTTTCCTAAAAAGAACGTACGCATTACATTTGATATTAAAAAAACTTCCCTGAAGGAACTTGTAGAATTCCTAAACTTAATTGGGTATGAACCTTATATAAGTCTGGATGATTCTGAAGCGGGTAAAAAGCTTATAGACCGAAGCATTATTTATAAATTAGGCGTTTCCGGCTTTGCCTTTGGAAACGTAATGTTTTTGTCTTTTCCTGAATATTTTGAGGTTTCTGAATTCTGGCTGGACCAGTACAAAGGATTATTCCGCTGGTTGATGTTTGCATTTTCCTTACCCGTGGTGTTTTATGTATCCAAGGATTATTTTATTTCAGCTTATAAAGGGCTGCGGGCAAAGATCCTTAATATCGATGTTCCCCTTGCATTAGGGATCGTGGTGCTATTTGCAAGAAGTACCCTGGAAATTATTTTCGACTGGGGTACCGGATTTTTTGACAGCCTAACCGGACTAATATTTTTCCTTACCCTGGGAAAATTCTTTCAGCAAAAAACTTATAATTTTTTATCCTTTGAGAGAGATTATAAATCGTATTTCCCCATTGGAATTACAAGAATACTACCATCGGGACAAGAAGACAGTATTCACGTACACGAAATAAAAAAGGGGGATAAAATACTTATAAGAAATGAAGAATTGATACCTGTAGACGGTATCCTTTTGAATGGTAATGGCAGGATAGATTACAGTTTTGTTACTGGGGAAGCGAGCGCAGTAACCAAAAACCCGGGAGATAAACTGTTTGCAGGCGGGAAACAGGTTTCCGGAAGTATTGAGATGGAAGCCCTTAAAAGCGTTTCTCAAAGTTATCTCACCAAACTTTGGAGCAATTCTATTTTTCAAAAAAATAAGGAACACGCTTTTACCAGGCTTATTGACCATATAAGTAAATATTTTACCATAGTCCTGTTGCTCATTGCCTTTAGCGCTGCAGCATACTGGATGTTTTATGATGTATCTATTGCTATTAATGTGTTTACCGCGGTGCTTATTATAGCCTGCCCCTGCGCCCTGGCCATGTCTACCCCGTTTACTTTAGGAAATATGTTGCGCATCTTTGGTAATAAAAAATTCTACCTTAAAAACGCCGGTGTAATTGAGCAGCTTGCAAAAGCCAATGCGGTGATCTTTGACAAAACAGGTACCATCACCTCAAATAAAAAAAGCAGTATTAATTATGAAGGAATTCTCCTTTCCCCAGATGAAGAAAGGCTTTTAAAGACCACTTTGAGATCTTCCAACCACCCTTTAAGCAGAACGCTTTATGAACTTCTGGCCGAATACGACATAGTTCCTCTTGATGCATACTGTGAGACGGTTGGCCAGGGAATAACAGCCAGCCATAAAGAAAGTACAATAAAAGTAGGTTCCCCTGCATTTGTGGGAGAATCTTTAGGAACTACTTCCCTTAATACGGCGGTACACATAAGTTCCAACGATCAATACAAAGGGAAATTCATCTTTTATAACGAATACCGTGAGGGCGTGTCAAAGGTTTTCAAAGATCTTGAAGAATTATATTCCCTAAGTATTATCTCCGGTGATAATGAAGGAGAAAAAGAGCGCCTGAAGGAACTGCTGCCTGCAAAAACCCATTTCATGTTCAACCAGAAACCAAAGGATAAATTAAAGTATATAAGTTCTCTGCAAGAAAAAGGAATGACAACCATAATGGTGGGCGACGGCCTGAATGATGCCGGTGCATTGGCCCAAAGTGATGTTGGAATTGCCGTTTCAGAAAATGTAAATGTTTTCTCCCCCGCCTGTGACGCTATTCTGGATGCTTCCAAATTTGACAAATTATATCAATTTATAAAGGCTTCCAAATCTTCCGTTAACGTTATAAAAGTAAGTATTGTACTTTCGTTTCTATACAATATCGTAGGTCTCTATTTTGCTGTCACGGCACAATTATCACCCATTATAGCAGCTGTTTTAATGCCCTTAAGCTCTATAAGTATAATAATATTTGCCACTTTGTGCACCAACCTTATTGGAAGGAAGATAAAATAA
- a CDS encoding helix-turn-helix domain-containing protein translates to MKITVKALPIEEIIEDLSRQFNIPIKKDSGEQILELPSQLGEGYIRGTSFDSGIGIIDYNFTFFKDFELLFSVNNTHPLKFIFCSEGRVDHTFEEDHEMNTINTFQNVIVSSSGNNGHILNFKANEKVHVSSIEIIRAKFSHRNNYDFEGLDPVLKEIFRDSQAEKKFFYQGNYSIKAADIVDEINEKKLLGFLRSVFVEGKLYEMLVIQIAQYMDDQREDHLPKILRQKDIENVKKAIEIVKANLDTNLTIDYLANEVGTNVNKLQEGFKYMFELTVNKYMQQLKLEAAKEMLESTDNNISQIVNLIGLNNRSYFSKIFKEKYHVSPKYFLRSTAEKDTPEDEN, encoded by the coding sequence ATGAAGATCACAGTAAAAGCCTTACCAATAGAGGAAATTATAGAAGACCTTTCCAGGCAATTTAACATACCTATTAAAAAAGATAGCGGGGAGCAAATACTTGAATTGCCTTCACAACTTGGTGAAGGCTATATAAGGGGTACGAGCTTTGATTCCGGGATTGGAATTATTGATTATAACTTTACCTTCTTCAAAGATTTTGAGCTGCTGTTCTCTGTAAATAATACCCACCCGTTAAAATTTATTTTTTGTTCGGAAGGGCGTGTAGATCATACTTTTGAAGAGGACCATGAAATGAATACCATAAATACGTTCCAGAATGTAATTGTATCCAGCAGTGGAAACAATGGGCATATTCTGAATTTTAAGGCAAATGAAAAAGTTCATGTCTCCAGTATTGAGATAATAAGGGCAAAATTCAGCCACCGGAATAATTATGATTTTGAAGGTCTGGACCCTGTTTTAAAAGAGATTTTCCGGGATTCTCAAGCCGAAAAAAAATTCTTCTATCAGGGAAATTACAGCATTAAGGCTGCCGATATTGTGGATGAGATTAATGAGAAAAAACTTTTGGGCTTCCTTAGATCGGTGTTTGTAGAAGGAAAATTATATGAAATGCTTGTTATTCAAATCGCCCAGTATATGGATGACCAGAGGGAAGATCACCTCCCGAAGATCCTGCGGCAAAAGGATATTGAAAATGTAAAAAAAGCCATAGAGATCGTAAAAGCGAACCTTGATACCAATCTAACAATAGATTATCTCGCCAATGAGGTAGGTACCAATGTGAATAAACTTCAGGAAGGTTTTAAATATATGTTTGAGCTTACTGTAAACAAATATATGCAGCAACTTAAACTGGAAGCTGCAAAAGAAATGCTGGAATCTACAGATAATAACATCTCTCAAATAGTGAATTTAATTGGACTCAATAACAGAAGTTATTTCTCCAAGATCTTTAAAGAAAAATACCATGTGAGCCCAAAATATTTTCTGCGCTCTACCGCTGAGAAGGATACACCAGAAGATGAAAATTAA
- a CDS encoding NAD(P)/FAD-dependent oxidoreductase codes for MVDKRNEHIVIIGGGFAGLSVAKKLKKYPGRVSIIDKSNHHLFQPLLYQVATAALSPGDIAAPIRAILGKHSRARVLLGEVEKIDSGNHSLSLTDGRIINYDKLVLAPGAKYNYFGNDDWENNAPGLKTIGDALKIRERILLSLEEAEQREEPWLRKAFLTYVIIGGGPTGVEMAGAIAEIARRSMRYNFQNLKEEEIRIFLIEATGGILNGFPEPLGDKGRKMLENLGVKVLTNSPVTGIEKNKVFLKDEVIETANIIWAAGIKAPPLLDSIPAEKDRLGRIIVNQDLSIPNYLDIFLLGDAAHYKDEAGNPLPALASVASQQGEFLGEILAGGLPTNGTKPVFKYVDKGQMATVGRAKAVADIKGFKFSGFFAWFLWSAVHILLLIGFRNRLRVFIEWMWNYFTFKRGVQLITDRADCK; via the coding sequence ATGGTGGACAAGAGAAACGAGCATATTGTAATTATTGGTGGTGGTTTTGCGGGACTTTCAGTCGCTAAGAAACTGAAAAAATATCCCGGCCGGGTAAGTATTATAGATAAATCCAATCACCATCTTTTCCAGCCACTTCTATATCAGGTAGCAACTGCCGCACTTTCCCCGGGGGATATAGCAGCTCCAATTCGAGCAATTCTTGGTAAACATTCCAGGGCGAGGGTATTACTGGGAGAGGTGGAAAAAATAGATTCAGGAAACCATTCTCTTTCCCTTACAGATGGCCGAATTATTAATTATGACAAACTCGTCCTGGCACCGGGGGCAAAATATAACTACTTCGGAAATGACGATTGGGAAAATAATGCTCCGGGGTTGAAAACAATTGGAGATGCACTTAAGATAAGGGAAAGGATCCTGCTTTCTCTTGAAGAAGCAGAGCAAAGGGAAGAACCCTGGCTTCGCAAAGCATTTCTCACCTATGTAATAATTGGCGGTGGCCCTACCGGGGTCGAAATGGCCGGCGCTATTGCCGAGATTGCCAGGCGCAGTATGCGGTATAATTTTCAAAACCTGAAGGAAGAGGAAATCCGTATTTTTTTAATAGAAGCCACGGGAGGTATATTAAATGGTTTTCCGGAACCTTTAGGCGACAAGGGAAGAAAAATGCTGGAGAACCTGGGAGTGAAAGTACTTACTAATTCCCCTGTGACAGGTATCGAAAAAAATAAAGTCTTTTTGAAAGATGAGGTCATTGAAACCGCCAATATAATTTGGGCAGCGGGAATAAAAGCCCCGCCACTTCTTGATTCGATCCCGGCTGAAAAGGATAGATTGGGCAGGATAATTGTAAATCAGGATCTTAGCATTCCCAATTATCTCGATATATTTCTTCTTGGCGATGCGGCGCATTATAAAGATGAAGCCGGGAATCCATTGCCCGCGCTTGCATCTGTAGCCAGCCAGCAGGGTGAATTCCTGGGAGAAATTCTTGCCGGAGGGCTCCCCACAAACGGCACCAAACCGGTTTTCAAATATGTAGACAAAGGACAAATGGCCACCGTGGGAAGAGCCAAAGCAGTTGCAGATATTAAAGGATTTAAATTCAGCGGATTTTTTGCCTGGTTCTTATGGTCGGCCGTTCATATCCTGTTGTTGATAGGGTTTCGCAACCGACTGCGGGTTTTCATTGAATGGATGTGGAACTATTTTACCTTTAAAAGAGGGGTCCAGTTAATTACAGATCGTGCCGATTGTAAATAA
- the acnA gene encoding aconitate hydratase AcnA yields the protein MNYEIASLRKLQEDGVNIDRLPFSIRILLENVLRNHDGFAITDEHLQTLTQWNAAGTDKEIPFKPARVLMQDFTGVPSVVDIASLRAEVIRKGGDGTKINPVIPVDLVIDHSVQVDYFGTDYSEGKNVEKEYERNSERYKLLKWGQKGLHNFTVVPPGMGICHQVNLEYLAKGVIERDGWAFPDSLVGLDSHTPMVNGIGVLGWGVGGIEAEAAMLGQPVYFTCPQVVGLKLTGQIPQGCTATDMVLTITRLLRDVGVVGKFVEVFGDALDHLTVTDRATISNMSPEFGCTVTYFPIDDQTLDYMQKTNRTPEQIRLVKNYCEENLLWRTGNEAIEYSEVAELDLSSLRPTVSGPKRPQDKIFVEELNTKFIDLLQDEFSRGYVPVPDRQENRWLAEGGSQTEYTEQEKHSSPEAEVEHPNNLRSVKIKFKNAEYRLSDGSIVIAAITSCTNTSNPTVMVGAGLVARKALSRGLRTKSWVKTSLAPGSKVVTTYLDRSGLSEDLDALRFHTVGYGCTSCIGNSGPLPPHIAEAVDKNELVVASVLSGNRNFEARVHPQVKMNFLMSPMLVVAYALVGRVDIDLINDPLGFDPNGEPVYLKDIWPTQEEINQTIKDSMRVEDFKDVYDVIFDGEEQWQKLPTAEGNQYIWEENSSYIKEVPFFKDLSEDPEPPQDIHNARVLLFLGDSVTTDHISPAGGFKESSAAGKYLKGKGVDQKDFNSYGSRRGNHEVMMRGTFANVRIKNRITDKEGGYSTYFPTNETMTVYDAAMKYEKDKTPLVIIAGKEYGSGSSRDWAAKGTNLLGVKVVLTESFERIHRSNLMQMGVLPLEFINGQNAESLGITGKEKFSFTGIGEDLTPGKIIKVTAERESGDKFEFDAISRLDSAIEVAYYQNGGILQYILRDFLSKIKN from the coding sequence ATGAATTATGAAATTGCTTCCCTTAGAAAATTGCAGGAGGATGGTGTTAATATCGATCGTCTTCCTTTCTCAATAAGGATCCTTCTTGAAAACGTCTTAAGAAACCACGATGGATTTGCCATTACAGATGAGCATTTGCAAACCCTCACGCAATGGAATGCCGCGGGAACAGATAAGGAAATTCCTTTTAAACCTGCCCGCGTTCTTATGCAGGATTTTACCGGTGTACCTTCCGTAGTAGATATTGCCTCCCTTCGGGCAGAGGTTATACGCAAAGGAGGGGATGGAACAAAGATCAATCCTGTAATTCCCGTAGACCTGGTAATAGATCATTCAGTACAGGTGGATTATTTCGGAACAGATTATTCTGAAGGTAAAAATGTTGAAAAGGAGTATGAGCGCAACAGTGAACGCTACAAGCTTTTAAAATGGGGACAAAAAGGGCTTCATAATTTTACAGTGGTACCTCCCGGAATGGGAATTTGTCACCAGGTAAATCTTGAATATCTGGCTAAAGGGGTTATAGAACGCGATGGCTGGGCTTTTCCCGATAGTTTGGTTGGGCTGGATTCCCATACTCCAATGGTTAACGGGATTGGGGTGTTGGGCTGGGGTGTAGGAGGAATTGAGGCCGAAGCAGCTATGTTAGGACAGCCTGTATATTTTACCTGTCCTCAGGTGGTAGGACTAAAATTGACCGGGCAAATCCCGCAGGGCTGTACCGCTACAGATATGGTGCTTACCATAACCCGCCTATTGCGCGATGTGGGAGTTGTAGGCAAATTTGTTGAGGTGTTTGGAGATGCCCTGGATCATTTAACGGTAACAGACAGGGCTACCATCTCTAATATGTCTCCGGAATTTGGTTGTACCGTCACCTATTTTCCAATAGATGACCAAACTCTTGATTATATGCAAAAAACCAACCGTACTCCTGAACAAATACGGTTGGTAAAGAATTATTGTGAAGAGAATCTTTTATGGCGTACAGGAAATGAAGCCATAGAATATTCTGAAGTTGCCGAGCTCGACCTTAGCAGTTTAAGGCCAACTGTCTCAGGGCCAAAAAGGCCACAGGATAAAATTTTTGTAGAGGAACTTAATACTAAATTCATAGACCTATTACAGGATGAATTCTCCAGGGGCTATGTGCCGGTGCCAGACCGGCAGGAAAACCGGTGGCTTGCCGAGGGTGGTTCTCAAACTGAGTATACCGAACAGGAGAAACACAGCTCGCCGGAGGCAGAGGTTGAACACCCCAACAATTTACGGTCTGTAAAAATAAAATTCAAAAACGCTGAATACCGGCTGAGCGATGGGAGCATTGTTATAGCTGCTATTACAAGTTGTACCAATACTTCTAATCCCACGGTAATGGTTGGGGCAGGTCTGGTTGCCCGCAAAGCCTTATCCCGTGGTTTAAGAACCAAGTCCTGGGTTAAGACAAGCCTTGCGCCGGGATCCAAGGTGGTAACTACCTATCTGGACAGGTCGGGGCTTTCTGAAGATCTGGATGCCCTGCGGTTTCATACCGTGGGATATGGATGTACTTCCTGTATTGGAAACAGCGGGCCACTGCCTCCTCATATTGCCGAGGCGGTAGACAAAAATGAGCTGGTGGTAGCTTCGGTCCTGTCGGGTAACAGGAATTTCGAAGCCCGGGTACACCCCCAGGTAAAAATGAACTTTTTAATGTCTCCCATGCTTGTGGTGGCGTATGCCCTCGTGGGCCGGGTAGATATTGATCTTATAAATGACCCGCTTGGATTTGATCCCAACGGGGAGCCGGTTTACCTAAAGGATATCTGGCCTACTCAGGAGGAGATCAACCAAACAATTAAGGACAGTATGAGGGTTGAGGATTTCAAAGATGTGTATGATGTGATCTTTGATGGAGAAGAGCAATGGCAAAAGCTTCCAACTGCTGAAGGGAACCAGTATATATGGGAAGAGAATTCCTCTTACATCAAAGAGGTTCCATTCTTTAAAGATCTTAGTGAAGATCCTGAGCCCCCTCAAGACATTCATAACGCAAGAGTGCTGTTATTTTTGGGTGACTCTGTAACAACAGATCATATTTCTCCTGCCGGTGGATTTAAAGAAAGTTCGGCTGCAGGAAAATATTTAAAGGGCAAAGGAGTTGACCAAAAAGATTTCAATTCCTATGGTTCCCGTCGTGGAAATCATGAAGTAATGATGCGCGGAACTTTTGCGAATGTTCGAATAAAAAACAGGATTACAGATAAGGAGGGGGGGTATTCCACCTATTTTCCTACCAATGAAACTATGACGGTGTATGATGCCGCAATGAAATATGAAAAGGATAAAACTCCTCTGGTTATAATCGCGGGAAAAGAATACGGTAGCGGTTCTTCCAGGGACTGGGCAGCCAAGGGTACCAATTTATTGGGGGTAAAGGTGGTTCTAACGGAGAGTTTTGAACGCATTCATCGCAGTAACCTGATGCAAATGGGGGTTCTTCCGCTGGAATTTATAAATGGGCAGAATGCCGAAAGCCTTGGGATCACAGGAAAAGAGAAATTTTCCTTCACAGGAATAGGAGAGGACCTTACCCCGGGTAAGATTATTAAAGTAACTGCCGAAAGAGAATCTGGAGATAAGTTTGAATTTGACGCTATTTCCCGTCTGGACTCTGCCATTGAAGTGGCATATTATCAGAATGGGGGAATCCTGCAGTATATCTTACGCGATTTCCTTAGCAAGATAAAAAACTAG
- a CDS encoding SCO family protein: MKKLILLLVLIISFTGCNKTGVKNGDVLAEGNSAALTDLNNDIPELSIYNLPATWTTQHNKNIELKDLQGHVLVMVMIYTSCTAACPRLVADMRNIEKQMPQKDLGKLKFIMVSIDPETDTPQRLKNFSVENKMENDHWLFLRGTPEDTREFATVLAVSYKQISPIDFSHSNIISVFDKEGVMVHQQEGLGVDNVETIEAIHQELLK, translated from the coding sequence ATGAAAAAATTAATATTATTACTGGTCTTAATAATAAGTTTCACAGGATGTAACAAAACAGGGGTCAAGAACGGCGATGTTTTAGCTGAAGGTAATTCAGCCGCGCTAACAGATCTTAATAACGATATCCCGGAACTTTCCATTTATAATTTACCTGCCACCTGGACCACGCAGCATAATAAGAATATTGAGCTGAAGGACCTTCAGGGCCATGTGCTGGTCATGGTAATGATATATACTTCCTGTACAGCCGCCTGCCCACGTTTGGTAGCCGATATGCGGAATATAGAAAAACAAATGCCGCAAAAAGATCTGGGTAAACTGAAGTTTATTATGGTAAGCATAGATCCTGAGACCGATACTCCCCAACGCCTGAAAAATTTTTCAGTAGAAAATAAAATGGAAAATGATCATTGGCTGTTCCTTAGGGGCACCCCGGAGGATACCAGGGAATTTGCCACCGTACTTGCGGTAAGTTACAAACAGATCTCTCCCATAGATTTCTCCCACTCTAATATTATAAGCGTTTTTGATAAAGAAGGGGTAATGGTTCACCAGCAGGAAGGCTTGGGGGTAGATAATGTGGAAACTATAGAAGCCATACACCAGGAACTTTTGAAATAA